From a single Arachis hypogaea cultivar Tifrunner chromosome 3, arahy.Tifrunner.gnm2.J5K5, whole genome shotgun sequence genomic region:
- the LOC112790838 gene encoding late embryogenesis abundant protein At1g64065, protein MAYQNQNQSQQRRDQFKPLAPFISSSPSPPPSPFNTSHHAISEMQIRRIKRALCCCGCITALFCIVAVILIVLSFTVYNVTDPEVRLNGVTIINGTLNLKANATSPSPSGDVTLLADLSVKNRNSFAFRYGTTTTTVYYEGRGIGEGTIPPGKTKGKRTMRFNVTMQVVAQKLVDAPGLRSDVEDDQAVNISSYARIDGKVKVLNLFYRKVVVLLNCTVEYNVTTGHILHGDNCFNDIRL, encoded by the coding sequence ATGGCTTATCAGAATCAGAACCAGAGCCAGCAGCGGAGGGATCAATTCAAACCATTAGCTCCATTCATATCATCGAGTCCCAGTCCCCCTCCCAGTCCCTTCAACACTAGCCACCATGCCATTTCCGAAATGCAAATCCGTCGCATCAAGAGAGCCCTCTGTTGTTGCGGCTGCATCACTGCCCTCTTCTGCATAGTCGCAGTCATACTCATAGTTCTTAGCTTCACCGTTTATAACGTCACGGATCCAGAGGTGAGGCTCAACGGCGTTACAATCATCAACGGAACCCTAAACCTAAAGGCAAACGccacttctccttctccttctggTGACGTCACGCTTCTCGCTGACTTGTCCGTGAAAAACCGAAACTCCTTCGCCTTCAGGTACGGCACCACAACCACAACAGTTTATTACGAGGGCAGGGGAATCGGCGAGGGAACGATTCCGCCGGGGAAGACGAAAGGGAAGAGGACAATGAGGTTTAACGTGACGATGCAAGTGGTGGCGCAGAAGCTGGTGGACGCGCCGGGGCTGAGGAGCGACGTTGAGGACGATCAGGCAGTGAATATAAGCAGTTACGCTCGGATTGATGGGAAGGTGAAGGTTCTAAATTTGTTCTACAGAAAAGTTGTGGTTCTTTTGAATTGCACAGTTGAATACAACGTCACCACTGGCCATATCTTGCATGGTGACAACTGCTTCAACGATATTAGATTGTAG